The proteins below are encoded in one region of Lactuca sativa cultivar Salinas chromosome 3, Lsat_Salinas_v11, whole genome shotgun sequence:
- the LOC111900883 gene encoding uncharacterized protein LOC111900883, whose protein sequence is MAEVAEIVLSEHCSAIVMNELPEKMGDPGNITLPFQFGNLITTHALADSGASINIMSYSFFKKLSIPELKPIQMTIHIAYKTMTHPRGIYEDLLIKVYKLVFPVDFIVLDMEEDHKVPIIHGRPFLNTACAIVDVCESKLTLRVGDDLFTFGADQENKHSKSSDDVIVR, encoded by the coding sequence ATGGCAGAGGTAGCAGAAATAGTTTTGAGCGAACATTGTTCAGCCATTGTAATGAATGAACTGCCAGAGAAGATGGGTGATCCAGGCAATATAACTTTGCCTTTCCAATTTGGAAACTTGATTACCACTCATGCATTGGCTGATTCAGGGGCTAGTATAAACATTATGTCATACTCTTTCTTCAAGAAGTTAAGCATTCCAGAACTAAAGCCTATTCAAATGACAATCCATATAGCTTACAAAACGATGACACATCCAAGGGGAATATATGAAGATCTCTTAATTAAAGTATATAAATTGGTGTTTCCTGTTGACTTCATAGTGTTGGATATGGAAGAGGACCACAAAGTCCCAATCATTCATGGGCGACCATTCTTGAATACTGCTTGTGCCATAGTTGATGTGTGCGAATCAAAACTTACTCTTAGGGTGGGGGATGATTTGTTTACTTTTGGAGCTGACCAAGAGAATAAGCACTCAAAGTCTAGTGATGATGTGattgttagataa